From the genome of Actinomycetota bacterium:
GGTCGGGACGGGTCATCGAAGCTCGGCAAGAACGGCCCGGGCGGCGGCCGCCGGATCGCTCGCGTCGGTCACCGGGCGGCCCACCACGATGTGATCCGCGCCCGCGCCGAGCGCCTCCTTCGGGGTCAGCACGCGGACGTGATCGTTTGAGCTGAGGCCGGACGGACGGACCCCGGGAACCACCACCAGGGGGCCCGCGCCGAGGGCCTCCCGGACCTCGCGCACGTCCTCGCCCGACACGACCACCCCGGCCGCCCCCGCCGACACGGCCTCGAACGCCAGTGACGCGGGGGAGGCCAGCGACTCGCCCCCCACGCTCGACAACACGGTGACGGCGACCACGAGAGGTGGCTCGAACCCGGCGTCGG
Proteins encoded in this window:
- a CDS encoding orotidine 5'-phosphate decarboxylase, with translation DAGFEPPLVVAVTVLSSVGGESLASPASLAFEAVSAGAAGVVVSGEDVREVREALGAGPLVVVPGVRPSGLSSNDHVRVLTPKEALGAGADHIVVGRPVTDASDPAAAARAVLAELR